A part of Caloenas nicobarica isolate bCalNic1 chromosome 10, bCalNic1.hap1, whole genome shotgun sequence genomic DNA contains:
- the LOC135992294 gene encoding basic proline-rich protein-like, giving the protein MSKEQEETCSSGTVEDAPTPSTTGSYQRAAQTRSPDELLSPAGEQETKLPPARPPNQDPPVEPSRGPDTRRSGAPPRRKARRGTGQPGPRRVTHPVHFSPPRPFPSVAVSPGLHTRDSHRRAAAQRPRTVPKLRGRPVRGPPAFAPAPVPAAVPGRGYAGSGHPRGLLGDRPDPQPAPSPPAIPPPGVPCADPPPRRPPEPPHRPARGCRSLPQQVPTPGPGAAPRRPPRNFTGPATAEKVCERPRGNLSAGSGGRRPHVRSGHRRPRAPPASRRHRSRLRRGGKVEGKEKAPTQRPLIPRSRVRPRYRGTKLRGAACLMVAGMGVPDGDPPSLCGAGACLQPGCCAGHLCKDLQVLQDQEQLRDSHSSSRGCPGCPQGAGGSMWNSPDAHCSRSE; this is encoded by the exons ATGTCAAAAGAACAAGAGGAGACATGTTCCTCAGGTACCGTGGAAGATGCGCCCACTCCCTCCACCACAG GGAGCTATCAAAGGGCTGCACAAACAAGGAGTCCCGATGAGCTGCTGTCCCcggcaggggagcaggagacAAAGCTGCCCCCGGCCCGACCCCCAAACCAAGACCCTCCCGTGGAGCCATCGCGGGGTCCCGACACCAGGAGGTCGGGGGCACCTCCGCGACGGAAAGCGCGACGTGGGACCGGGCAGCCTGGGCCCCGCAGAGTCACCCACCCCGTCCATTTCAGCCCCCCGCGGCCCTTTCCCTCCGTCGCTGTAAGTCCGGGCTTGCACACCCGGGACAGCCACCGCCGGGCCGCTGCCCAGCGCCCGCGAACTGTCCCCAAACTTCGGGGGCGGCCCGTGCGGGGCCCCCCGGCTTTCGCCCCCGCCCCGGTCCCCGCGGCCGTTCCGGGGCGAGGATACGCCGGGTCCGGGCACCCCCGGGGGCTGCTCGGCGACCGCCCCGATCCTCAGCCCGCTCCCTCCCCTCCGGCCATCCCACCCCCGGGCGTTCCCTGCGCggaccccccgccccgccgccccccggaGCCCCCGCACCGGCCGGCCCGGGGGTGCCGCTCCCTCCCGCAACAGGTACCGAccccggggccgggggccgcgccgcgccgccctcCCCGCAACTTCACCGGCCCCGCCACCGCGGAGAAAGTTTGCGAGCGGCCACGGGGAAACTTgtcggcggggagcggggggcggcggccccACGTGCGGAGCGGGCAccgccgcccccgggccccccccgcctcccgccgccaTCGCTCCCGTCTCCGTCGCGGGGGGAAggtggaagggaaagagaaggcgCCGACGCAGCG CCCGCTCATCCCCCGGAGCCGGGTCCGCCCTCGGTACCGCGGAACAAAGCTGCGGGGCGCGGCTTGTCTGATGGTAGCGGGGATGGGGGTGCCTGACGGGGACCCCCCCTCGCTGTGCGGGGCCGGTGCGTG CTTGCAGCCCGGGTGCTGCGCTGGGCATCTGTGCAAAGACCTGCAGGTGCTCCAGGatcaggagcagctgagggacagtCACTCCAGCTCCCGCGGGTGccccgggtgtccccagggggccGGGGGAAGCATGTGGAATAGCCCCGACGCCCACTGCAGCCGATCAGAATGA